CACAACCGCCATCGAACGGCATTTGACAAGCTATTTTTATAGAGATACTAAAGTTGCAGATTCGATAAAAAATCCAGTGAATTTGGTATTAAAAGGTAAGATTAGTCAAGCCCCTGTGCTGAACGAAGTACTGTTGCTCAATCTAAAAGAGTTGGACACCATAGATGTGGCCATTAAATTTAACGAAAACGCCAGAAAATTAAAAGCCAATATTACTGCACCGCATATCAATTATGATGGAAATGAGATTGATAGCTTAGCTTTTAATATCGATACAGAAATGGATAAGTTTGTGTTTGATTTGGGTTTTAAAGAAATCAACAGTGGTCCACTTGCCATCAAAAAAACGAGTTTTACAGGAAATCAAGCAAATAATGAATTGGCATTAAGTTTCACTTCTTTCTATGACCAAGAAAAATTAATTAATATTGAATCTACGATTGCCGGTCATCGAGATTCCTTAAGTTTTCATGTATTGAACGATAATCTTATTTTGAATAAAAATAAATGGGAAACACCTAATTCCAATGAAATTTTAATTACCAACAACAATTTTTCTTTCAATGATTTTAACTTTAGCAGAAATGGCGAATCCGTTGCTATTACGGACGCTGTAAACAATTCCAACAAGAATAGAATTGACATCAATTTCGACAATTTTAAACTTAACAAAATCATTAATTACTTAAATCCCGAAAATGAAATAGCTTCTGGGGTTCTAAATGGTGAATTTAGTGTTGAAAATCCCTTTGAAAATTTGGGAATTGTAACGGATTTAAAAATCCAACAATTGAAACTCTTAAACGTTGATTTAGGTACTTTATCTTTAGATGCACAATCGGGCGAAAACAATAATTATGACTTTAATGTAGATTTGAATGGTGGAGCAGTTGATTTGACATTGAAAGGTGATTTTCTGGCAGATAATACTGCACCTCAAATAAATCTAGATTTGGAAATTAATAAATTCAATATGAAAGCCTTAGAAGGGTTTACCGAAGGTGAAGTGAGCAGTACTTCGGGCGATTTTTATGGAAGTTTTAATTTGAAAGGCAATTTAAATAAGCCCGAATATTTTGGAAAAATCGCTTTTAAAAATGCCAATTTTAAAATCAAGCAACTCAACGAAAGATTTAGCTTGGATAATGATGTTATAAACATAGACAACAAAGGCTTGTCGATGGATAACTTTACGATTCAAGATGAAAATAAAAATTCTTTTATGTTTTCGGGCTTTATTGGTACTGAAAGTTTTAGCAATCCAACGTTCGATTTAAAAATAAATGCCAAAAATTTTCAAGTCTTAAACGCAACAAAAGAAGACAACGATTTAGTGTATGGTAAAGCAGTTTTTGATGCCAACGGCACTATTAAAGGCAATTTGGAAATCCCTAAAATAGATGTGAACCTAAAAGTAGGTTCAGAAACAGACATTACTTATATATTACCATCGGCATCGGTAAATATTGAAGAACAAGAGGGTGTGGTTATTTTTGTAAATCGAGAAAATCCTGATGCCATCTTAACCCGAACAGAAGAGCAATCAGTAAAAATTACCGGTTTTGATGTCAATGCTAATTTAAAAGTGGATAAAAGTGCAAGAATAAAGGTAATCATTGATGCCGAAACGAATGATAATTTTCAAGTTTCTGGAAACGGAGATTTTAAGGTGAAAATGAGCCCTAATGGTTCCGTGAACTTAACAGGAGTTTATGAAATTGCTAATGGTCATTATGAAATGAATTTATATAATATCGTAAATAGAAAATTTGAATTAACGTCAGACAGTCGTATTAGTTGGTATGGAGATCCATTTGATGCTAAATTAGATGTTAAGGCAGTGTATAAAATAGACGCATCAGCATCACCATTAATGGCATCGCAGACAACAAGTTCAGATGCATCTATAAAAAGCCAATATCAGGAAGTATTGCCATTTTATGTGTATTTAAATGTTGATGGTGAGCTAATGCAACCAGAAATTTCCTTTGAATTAGATATGCCAGAGGAAGAACAAGGGGCTATAAGTGGACAAGTATATGCACGTGTTCAACAAGTGAATAAGCAAGAAAACGAACTTAATCAACAAGTATTTTCATTATTAGTATTAAGTAGATTCTATCCACAGTCTGATAGTGATGGAAGCAGTGGTGGTTTTGCTTCAATTGCTAGAGATAATCTAAATGATGCACTTTCTGATCAATTGAATGTGTTTTCAGATAAATTATTAGGTGATACAGGTGTTGAACTCAATTTTGGTTTAGATAGTTATATCGATTACCAAGGTGATTCACCAGAAGACCGGACACAACTAGAAGTTGCGGCTAAGAAAAAACTATTTAATGATCGATTAATTGTAAGTGTTGGTAGTGATATTGATATAGAAGGAAGTAGCAGTACAGACGAATCTACTCCAATTATTGGCAATGTAAGTGTAGAATATTTATTAACTGATAATGGAAGATATAGACTTAAGGGTTTTAGAAAAAATGAATTTGAAAATGTAATTGATGGTCAAACCATTATTAGTGGTATTGCATTAATTTTTACTCAAGAATTTAATAAGTTTGATGAGCTCTGGTATGCTCTATTACACGGTCAGACTCAAGTTGAAAAATCAGATAAAAATAAAAAGGAAAAGAAACAAAATTGAGATATAAACATAAAAATATAGCTATAATACGATTTATTAAAACGAATATTTTAATAAAATACGCTATAGGCTTTATGCTGTCTGTGCTATTGATTCTATTTCAATCATGCAGTATACAAAAATATATTCCCAATAAAGAACGACTTTATATAGGTGCTTCCATTGATATAAAATCAGATAGTATCGTTAAAAATGAAAAGGCCTTAGAAGAAAATCTAAAAACTGCTATTCAAAAAAAAACAAATAAAAAGATTTTAGGATGGTATTATGGTTTGTATTATCATTTCAAATCTCAAAATAAAAGACAAGGATTTATTAACCGATGGCTAAATAAAAAAATAGGGGAGGAGCCTGTATATCAATCAGATATAAATACTACTGCCGTTAAAGAAGTGCTGACAAACCGACTAGAAAATAATGGGTTTTATTACAATAACGTTACCTCTAATTGGACGAGTAATGATAAGAAAAAAACAGCTTCCATCGATTATAATATTACCGTTCAGCAACCATATAGAATGGAAAGCTATCAATTAGATACGCTGCAACCTCCAATTTATAAAGAAATGCAAGGGTACATATCGGATACGCCTTTTAAAAAGGATATGCGTTTTAATTTATCTTTATTAAAATTAGAAAGAGACCGTATAGACAATGGTTTGAAAATGAAAGGTTACTACAATTTTAACTCTAATTTTTTAATTTTTGAAGCGGATACAAATAGATATAAAGACAAACGATTTGATTTATTTTTAAAATTAAAAAAAGATGTCCCTAAAAAAGCAATAGTCCCCTATAGAATCTCTAAAATTAATATTTATTCAAATTATGATATCCAACAAGATTCATTACCTAATAAAGTTGTTCGGTATAATCATAAAAACTTCATTGAGCAAATACCATATTTTAAAACGAAATATCTTGACCCTTATATTACTTTAAAAGAAGGGGAGTTATACAATCCTCAAACATCAAAAAATACGGCGAGACGATTGTCCACCATTGGATCTTATAAATTTGTAAATATTCAGTACAACCAATTGGATACTATTGCTAAAAATGATAGCATAGGTTTTTTAGAAACTAATATTTTTCTTTCCCCGTTAAACAAAAGGGCATTTAAAGCCTCATTAGAAGCCGTGTCTAAATCGAATAATTTTGCAGGACCCACGTTGGCATTAACCTACACGAATAGAAACTTGTTCGGTGGTGGAGAAATATTGAATCTTAGTACAAATATTGGGTATGAATGGCAAATTACAGGAGGAAACAGTAATGGAACAAGCATTCTTCAATTAGGATTATCATCTGAATTAATCTACCCAAGGATTATTTTTCCAATAAAAATAAGTAGCAATTACTTTAAATATGCTATTCCTAAGACAAAAATGAGTTTAGGATTGGATTATTTACAAAGAACGCAATTATACACTTTGTTATCAGGTACAGCACAATTTGGATATTTATGGAATGCCAATAGATATGTTACGCATGAAATTATTCCAATTTCAACTACGTACACCCAATTGTCCAATACCACAGAAGCATTTGAAGAAATTCTCTCTGAAAATGAGTATTTGAGTAGTAGTTTTGATCAAGAATTTATTTCTGGACTCAATTATTCATTTACCTATAATGAAATGGTCGACACTAAGAAAACGCATCAATTTTATATCAATTCCACATTAGACATTGTGGGTAATTCTTTAAGTTTATTTGGTAAAAATAATGGAGAAGATTCTAAAACGATATTCGGTCTTGAGTTTGCACAATATGCCAAAGCTGATTTGGACTTACATTATCACTTTAATTTTGGAAGAGATCAGAAAATTGCAACACGGGTGTTTGCGGGTTATGGTTATGCTTATGGAAACTCTGATGTATTACCGTTTACAAAGCAATATAATGCTGGTGGACCCTACAGTGTACGAGCATTTCAAATTGGGACCTTAGGGCCTGGTCAATATGATGAAGATGCAGATGGTGGTGATTCTGATTATCTTTTCTATAATTCAGGAAACATAAAATTGGAAGCAAATATCGAATATAGGTTTCCTATCTATTCGTTTGTTAGGGGAGCTGTTTTTGCGGATGCAGGGAATATTTGGACGTCTAAAGAAAATGAGACTTTTCCAAATGGTAAATTCACTGATAATTTTATAAATGAATTAGGAATTGGAGCAGGAATAGGACTTCGTATTGATGTTCAAGGTTTTGTAATTAGATTTGATTTGGCAGCACCCTTCCACGATCCCAAAGAAGAAAGTTATAATTTTAAATGGGATGAACCTGTATTCAATTTTGCCATTGGATATCCATTTTAACCCATTTTATTAAAAAGTCTATTCAATTTCAATTTGAATGTTGTTTGTATTTATAACATCACCAATTACCAATTTATTCCTTATCCTAGTTTCCACAAGTCCATTGACCAAGACTTCCTCGTTTTGAATAATAATTTTAGCGTGTCCACCAGTTTGTGCAATTCCCACAACCTGAAGTAGATTGTTTAAGGTAATATAAGGTTGACCTTCTTTTAATTTAAAGTTTTTCTTATCCATCATTTACTGCTTGATTAGGAGTTAGTTAAATGAATTTTCTCCAATATTATTATAATTTTTTTTACGATTTTTCGTTATTTCAACAAAGTTAACGGGTTTAGTTTGATTAAAAATTATATTGCATATCTATTTTTTGCATTTTCATTAAATATAGTTTCTTCACAAGAGCTATCTAGTTTACCGCTGTTTAGCATGGATAACCTTGACTATCAAGGTGCCTTCAGGTTAGATGCAGGAACTTATGGATCTTCAAATATGAATTTCGCTCAGGGACCTTTGGCTTATAATTCTGTAAATAATTCAATTTTTATAGTTGGCCATAGTCATCATCAAGCTATTGCAGAGTTTAAAATACCCAGTCTAGTAAATAGTACTGTTATTACCGATTTAAATAGTGTTAAAGAACCTATGCAGGTCTTTACACAATTTCTAAATAAAACTCCAGACGGTAACCCAGAAGGCATTGATAGAATAGGAGGATTGTATCCTATACTAGATAATGGTCAACAAAAATTAATTGTTAACGCCTACGAATATTACGATGCTCCAGGTGACAATACGGTTTCTACGTTGCTTATTGATAATGCGAATAATTTAGAGGATACTACTGTAAAAGGCTATCTAAAATTTGAAGGAGGATCAGGGCATACTTCTGGATGGATTTCTCCCATTCCAGAAAATTTAAAAAGTGTGTTGGGTGGAACGCATATTACAGGACAATCGAGTGGTATTCCTATAATTTCAAGAACAAGTGTTGGGCCATCAGCTTTTGCTTTTAATATGGACAACTTACTTAACACCGAAAATACCATCAACACAACAAAATTATTAGATTTTAGTCTAACAAATCCACTTCATTCAGATCTTTCTAATACAAGCTTGGCAAATGATATATGGACACATCTTTCAAGAGCTGTTTATGGTTTTATTGTTCCAGGTACAAGGTCTTACATAACTATTGGAAAAAGTGGCGGTCACCAAACGGGTGTTTGCTATAAATGTACACAATCGAATGGGAACCTCTGTGGCGGCTATTGCACCCCTGATTCAAACGATAATTATAATTACTATTGGTTGTGGGATTTAAATGATTTGTTAGAAGTTAAAAATGGGGAACGATGGCCCTATGATATCCAACCTTATGATTACGGTAAATTTAATACGCCATTTCAGAGTTCAGCGAACAGCATTAATGGTGGTAGTTTTGACCCCATTACAGGAAATCTATATTTATCCATTGAAAATGCGGATAACGAACAGGGTAGGTATGCCAATCCGCCAATAATAGTAGTGTATCAAACAGGAGCTTCACTTGATATCTCCATGAATATTGCACAAAACATAGAGATTTATCCAAATCCCACCTACGGTAATATCACAATTGATGCACCTGAATCAAGTTATACTATTAATGTTATAAACACTATTGGTGCAACCATCAATTCTTCCAAGAAAAAAGGAAAAAGTTTTGATATAGATTTGAGTTCTTTTGCTAACGGGATGTATTTTCTTGTAATTGAAAATTTAGACACTCATTTGGTATCTGTCGAGAAAATATTAAAAAAGTAATCTGATCAATTTAAAAACCAATAATTAATCTTTTACCAGGTTTTAGAATAGTAGTTCTTCTAATTTTATTTGCTTTACACAACGCTGAAATCGAAGTACCATACTTATTTGCTATTCTTGAAAGTGAATCACCCCTTCTAATTCTATGGGTTTTTACTTGCACCACTTTTTGATTTGTAGCTTCTTTAAATGTAGTTGCTACTTGAATATCACTCTTCCTTTTAGAGCTATGAAGATGAGGGCTTGTCCATTTATTAGTTACCCAAATTTTATCACTTCTAATTTTATTCTTTTCACCAAAATCAAATAAATACTCAGGGTTAATAAAATTACCTTTAAAACTCGTCTCTAAATGTAAATGGCTCCCTCTTGCATTTCCTGTAACACCACCATTACCTATAATTTGACCTTTTAAAACTAAATCATTTTCTTTCACTATTTGATTGGATAAATGGGCATAAAGCAACTCCAAACCATTCGAGTGTCTAACGATTATACATTTTCCATACCCTCTATTATAACCTACATATCGTACTTTTCCACTTAATATGGCCCTTAGACTATCACCAGTTACCAAATCAATATCAATACCATTATGTGGTCGTCTATTTCGCCAACCATAACGTGAAGTGACTACTTTATCTATTAATACTGGAGATGCATAGATACTATCCTTAAAATCAATTTCAAACGGAACATTTTTAATGGGAATAGGGTAAGGTTTTAATTTATCATTATCCCAATACTCATTTATGAAAGGGTTTACACTTGAATAATCAACCATTAGATTGAATTCTTCTTTTGATAAAAAATCAAGATGTGTATTAATTTTTTCTTCTAAACCATGAATATACATGGGGTCTATAGCTCTATCTTGACCATATATAGTAGACATTGATATTAAAAAGATAATGGAGGAGAAAAATATCTTCATAAAAGTGTAACTCAATTTTAATTTCTCATTTATTTTATATCAAGAAGTAATTACAATTAAATACTTCTTAAAATTTTAATAAGAACAAAAGTAAACTTTTTAATTAAATGTTTCTGTTTATGGCACTCTCGTTTCGGTATTAACATTATTAATTATCACAATTACAGCTATTTACGACTCATATTTAACTTATGTTTAACGGATTTTGATCCATTTATATCGCTCGTTAAAAAGTACTAAAAAATATACAAATTGTACCATTTTACATATCTTTACAATGAAATATCAAACTTTTTATATGAAAACTTTCTTTAACTTGTTATTAATAACAGTTTTGATTACATCTTGTGAAAATGACAAAAAAAATACAATAAATACAATGAACACAACTGATAATGTTTTAATGGTAGAGAGTGCTTTGCCCTATCATGCTCCTGATTTTGAAAATATTAAAAATAGTGATTTTAAACCCGCATTTTTAAAGGGAATTTCAGAGCAAAAAGAAGCTGTAGAAAAAATAGCCAATTTAGATAATGATCCAACTTTTGACAATACCGTTTTGGCTTTAGAAAAAAGTGGTATATTATTAGAAAGAGTTTCAAATGTATTTTATGGGCTGTCAGGTGCTCATACTAATGATAGTATAAAAGCGATACAAGAAGAAATTGCTCCTAAACTTTCCGAATTAGGAGATGCTATTTATTTGAATGACAAATTATTTAACCGAATTAAAATCATTTACAATAAACGAGACAGTTTAGATTTAGATTCTGAATCAATAAAACTCATAGAAAATTACTTTGAAGATTTTGAAATTGCTGGGGCCAATTTATCAGCAGAAAAAAAGGATACCTTAAAAAAATACAATACACAACTGGCAACACTTATTACCAAGTTTAACCAAATATTATTAGAAGCTAATAATGCAGGAGCCTTATTATTTACAGATAAGAAAGCTCTTGCTGGGCTCTCTGAATCACAATTAAAAGCCTTAGAAAAAAAAGAGAAAAAGGGTTGGATAATCCCTTTACAAAACACAACACAACAACCTTTATTACAATCGTTTACCAACCGTGAGACAAGAGAGAAAATTTTTAAGTCTTCTTGGAACAGGGCAGATGGTTCTGAGTATGACACTAAAGAAATAATTATAAAAATTGCAGATCTAAGAGCTAAAAAAGCAGGAGTATTAGGTTTTGATAATTATGCGGAATGGAGTTTGCAAAAAACAATGGCAAAAAAAGCTATAAATGTATTTGATATGTTTAAAGGACTTATACCTGCAGCGACAAAAAAAGCACAGTTAGAATCTGAAGAAATACAGAAAATGATTACTAGTAAAGGTGGTGATTTCACATTAGAACCATGGGACTGGAACTATTATGCTGAAATGGTGCGAAAGGCAAAATATGATTTAGATGAAGATCAAATTAAACCTTATTTTGAATTGAAAACTGTTTTAGAAAAAGGAGTGTTTTATGCCGCTGAAAAATTATATGGTATTACATTTAAATCTAGAACAGATATTCCCGTTTATCATAAGGATGTAATGGTGTATGAAGTTTTTGAACAAAATGGTGATAAGTTAGGTTTGTTTTATGGAGATTTTTTTGCCCGTTCTAGTAAAAGAGGAGGAGCATGGATGAGCAATTTCGTAACCCAATCTAAACTATACAATAAGAAACCAGTAATATATAATGTGTGTAATTTCTCTAAACCGGCGGAAGGTGAAGTTGCATTAATAACGTTTGATGATGTATCTACTATGTTTCATGAATTTGGGCATGCGTTACACGGATTTTTCGCAGATCAACAATATCCATCATTATCTGGAACAGCTGTAGCGAGAGATTTTGTTGAATTCCCATCGCAATTCAATGAAAACTGGGCGTTATATCCTGATGTTTTAAAGAATTATGCTATCCACAATAAAACAAAAGAACAAATTCCTCAAGTATTAATTGATAAAATAAAAAAATCAGGAACCTTTAACCAAGGATACAGTTTAACTGAAAATTTGGCAGCGTCTAATTTAGATATGCAATGGCACACTATTGCTACTGATAAAAATATTACTAATGCCAATGCCTTTGAAAAAGAAGCATTACACAATACAAAATTAGATGTTGTACACGCTGTGCCGCCTCGCTATAGATCTACTTATTTTTCACATGTATTCGGAAGTGGTTATGCGGCAGGGTATTATTCTTATCTGTGGACGGAAATGTTAGATCATGATGCCTATAATTGGTTTAAAAACAATGGTGGACTTACACGTGAAAACGGTCAACGTTTCAGAGATATGGTGCTCTCTCGAGGGAACACATTAAATTTTGAAAAGATGTATAAAGACTGGAGAGGCAGTGATCCTAAAATTGAACCAATGTTAAAAGCTAGAGGGTTGAAATAGAGTTAACTTATTTTGTTTGATTTTAAATTTGTTTTATCTATTATAAGTTGATATAACTAGGCATATTTTTTGTGGTACAACAACGAAACTATAATTCTGAAAAAATGAAAAATCATCCTATTTATCTAATTTTAGTAGTGGTATTTTTTTGTAGTTGTGCAAGTACTAAAGTTTTAGATAACAGTAAAATAAAAGAGTTAGTAACACTTCAAAGGTTTACTATTGAATCAGATATAGCTCAACCTATGGCTACGATAGGTTTGTCTAAATTACAAAATTCAGGTATTTTAGGTGTGGGAAATTCATCAGGTAATATTAGCCTAATAGGTAACAGTAACTTTTTAAATATAAAAGGAGACTCAATTTCTTCCTATTTACCTTATTACGGTGAACGACAGTCAAACGTTGGCTATGGTTCAAACAATGGGGGTATTGAATTTGAAGGCCTGATTAAAAATTACGAAACGGAATGGAATGCTAAAAAGCAATATTATACAATAACCTTTAAAGCAAAAAGTAATAATGAGTGGTTTGATGTTAGAATGAATTTATATCCTAACCTTAAAAGTTATGTTACACTTAATAGTGCATCGCGAACTGGTATAACATATATTGGTAACGTGAGTGCTTTACCAGAGGACGAATGACCATTTAATATTAAATAATCTTAAAATTTAAGAATCTTCTACTGTTACTTTATTTGTATTTCGTTTATAATTTCTATTAATGAAAAACTGAAATACAAAAATGAGTACAAATATATAACGTGCTACATTTGGTAATATGAATGCTAATATAGCAGCCAATATCCAAACACTAAGTGCATTTAAACCGGTTAATGTATGCCATTTAATAGCTAATGGCGTTAGTTCAGGGTTATTTTTCTCCTTCTTAATAATATACCTTATCATCATAAAATTTAAAAGTCCAATTGCTGAAAGGTTGAAACAATAAAAGACAAACGGAATTACATAACCGAAACCACTCACATAAAATCCTGTAGAAAAGGGCATTAAAACGATAAAAAGTAATAAGAATATATTGAGCCATAATAATTTATTATCGACGGTTGATACTAAACGCATAGAGCGTAAATGCGCTACCCAATACAAGGCTGTAACAAGAAAACTTACGACCAAACCTATGAAATTAGGAATTCTATTACTTAATAAATCCCATGAATTATAGGTTGCAATAGCTTTACTTGAGGGAATTGCAACTTCTAACACTAGCAAGGTCATTGCTATAGAATATACAGCATCACTAAAACTAATAATCCGGTTTTTATCATAGGTTTGGTTCATTTTCTTTAAATTTTATTTTCTTTAAAACGAAAATTACTACAATTTAAACAAATATGTCCTAAATGTTCTCGAATATATTTTCTCACCTTATTACAATTGATAGTCAATATATATTTGCGGTATTCAATAAATAAAAAAAAACATTTATAAAAAACCAACAAAATGAAGAATTTATTAAAAATTACAAGTATTTGCTTAGTGTTTACTTTATTCTCTTGTGGAGGATCAGATGCTCCACAAATGAATACAAAGGACGGGTTAGAAAAAATTAAGACCATTGCTAATGAAAAATTTGGAAGCGATATGGAAGTGTATTCCATGACCATTTATTCACAAGAAGATTTAAATTCTAGTTTAGGATTAGTAACCATAAAATATATAAAAGATGGCAAACGCTATTCTAGAATGTATTCTGAAAAAACAGCACACACTGAGGCTAAACTTCAAGATGAAAAAGCAGATTCTGATTCTTTTCAAAAGAAATTATTTTTAGACAAGGCACAAGGTAAAATGAAAATTAGTGATATTGATACTGATAAAATCATCGCTAATATTGATAAAGCACTTACAATAATAGGCGAAGATGTAGCTACACATCAATTAAGAAATTACACGATAAATGTTGATCCTAAGACGAATGCAATAACAAGTAATTTTGAATTGCATGTAACGCAAACAGGTGAAGGTACATCAATTGAAGGTCGTAACATCGTTACCAATTTTTATGAAGCAAACTTTGAA
The nucleotide sequence above comes from Aureibaculum algae. Encoded proteins:
- a CDS encoding translocation/assembly module TamB domain-containing protein, which produces MKDKKKSIKSRILRGVGKLALGLVVLFILLILFIRSKWGQDIIVNKVITYVSEKTNTKVEIDKLYITFGGNIMLNGLYLEDTKGDTLVYSNSLEANMPLWSIINGKGIGIDNLVWNGLKAHIIRKDSIEGYNFQFLIDAFTSKNTEFQNETTSGPLEIILESVDLNAFDIIFDDAVLGIESRFVYGNLSLTMAKIDIEKMDFRTTSISLSDATINYTQSPVPPIPSDENAILPFLAVDKLNLNNVVADYNSEVDNSRYHISIAQLYTEIPKIDLTNNTFEIVRFQLDDSEILINTTTANKIVVKNDGPLVTATFEWPNFKINVGYLDMKNNTFSYVNNNATPQNGVFNGNAIVLNNLTLHGKEISLKDKEVGFNIENFNFNEASGNQLKTLQLNANLSDNSLSVNSINLSLNDNKLQGKAEIDFNSLASFIQKPDDAQLSVNIPTFRFDIKDVYQFQPELHKNEIFQLLSKQFFNGNIEASGTLSSVTIPKIKVNWGNETELSLTGHLENVTDIDKLQFDIPQFNAQTNKKSLSLFVNEDSLGINFPELVNLKGNAKGSIKDINAIVELNTSQGKANLKGHFNNENQLAFDADLKIDNYKIGNLLNYSKLGELTVSVTTNGKGRDINHLNGELLATIEHFGLNNYEIKDLIIDGKFKDGLGKIKSDYNDENLNLNLLADLRLDSIASQVSLNLDIIGADLQALGIMQRNVRTGLKLNADFKGNSEKFKLKASVEDGVVVFEDKSYLLGGVDINAFVDKDTTSASIKNKVLNFELHSNSNPQNFTTAIERHLTSYFYRDTKVADSIKNPVNLVLKGKISQAPVLNEVLLLNLKELDTIDVAIKFNENARKLKANITAPHINYDGNEIDSLAFNIDTEMDKFVFDLGFKEINSGPLAIKKTSFTGNQANNELALSFTSFYDQEKLINIESTIAGHRDSLSFHVLNDNLILNKNKWETPNSNEILITNNNFSFNDFNFSRNGESVAITDAVNNSNKNRIDINFDNFKLNKIINYLNPENEIASGVLNGEFSVENPFENLGIVTDLKIQQLKLLNVDLGTLSLDAQSGENNNYDFNVDLNGGAVDLTLKGDFLADNTAPQINLDLEINKFNMKALEGFTEGEVSSTSGDFYGSFNLKGNLNKPEYFGKIAFKNANFKIKQLNERFSLDNDVINIDNKGLSMDNFTIQDENKNSFMFSGFIGTESFSNPTFDLKINAKNFQVLNATKEDNDLVYGKAVFDANGTIKGNLEIPKIDVNLKVGSETDITYILPSASVNIEEQEGVVIFVNRENPDAILTRTEEQSVKITGFDVNANLKVDKSARIKVIIDAETNDNFQVSGNGDFKVKMSPNGSVNLTGVYEIANGHYEMNLYNIVNRKFELTSDSRISWYGDPFDAKLDVKAVYKIDASASPLMASQTTSSDASIKSQYQEVLPFYVYLNVDGELMQPEISFELDMPEEEQGAISGQVYARVQQVNKQENELNQQVFSLLVLSRFYPQSDSDGSSGGFASIARDNLNDALSDQLNVFSDKLLGDTGVELNFGLDSYIDYQGDSPEDRTQLEVAAKKKLFNDRLIVSVGSDIDIEGSSSTDESTPIIGNVSVEYLLTDNGRYRLKGFRKNEFENVIDGQTIISGIALIFTQEFNKFDELWYALLHGQTQVEKSDKNKKEKKQN
- the tamL gene encoding translocation and assembly module lipoprotein TamL encodes the protein MRYKHKNIAIIRFIKTNILIKYAIGFMLSVLLILFQSCSIQKYIPNKERLYIGASIDIKSDSIVKNEKALEENLKTAIQKKTNKKILGWYYGLYYHFKSQNKRQGFINRWLNKKIGEEPVYQSDINTTAVKEVLTNRLENNGFYYNNVTSNWTSNDKKKTASIDYNITVQQPYRMESYQLDTLQPPIYKEMQGYISDTPFKKDMRFNLSLLKLERDRIDNGLKMKGYYNFNSNFLIFEADTNRYKDKRFDLFLKLKKDVPKKAIVPYRISKINIYSNYDIQQDSLPNKVVRYNHKNFIEQIPYFKTKYLDPYITLKEGELYNPQTSKNTARRLSTIGSYKFVNIQYNQLDTIAKNDSIGFLETNIFLSPLNKRAFKASLEAVSKSNNFAGPTLALTYTNRNLFGGGEILNLSTNIGYEWQITGGNSNGTSILQLGLSSELIYPRIIFPIKISSNYFKYAIPKTKMSLGLDYLQRTQLYTLLSGTAQFGYLWNANRYVTHEIIPISTTYTQLSNTTEAFEEILSENEYLSSSFDQEFISGLNYSFTYNEMVDTKKTHQFYINSTLDIVGNSLSLFGKNNGEDSKTIFGLEFAQYAKADLDLHYHFNFGRDQKIATRVFAGYGYAYGNSDVLPFTKQYNAGGPYSVRAFQIGTLGPGQYDEDADGGDSDYLFYNSGNIKLEANIEYRFPIYSFVRGAVFADAGNIWTSKENETFPNGKFTDNFINELGIGAGIGLRIDVQGFVIRFDLAAPFHDPKEESYNFKWDEPVFNFAIGYPF
- a CDS encoding RNA-binding S4 domain-containing protein encodes the protein MMDKKNFKLKEGQPYITLNNLLQVVGIAQTGGHAKIIIQNEEVLVNGLVETRIRNKLVIGDVINTNNIQIEIE
- a CDS encoding T9SS type A sorting domain-containing protein; this translates as MDNLDYQGAFRLDAGTYGSSNMNFAQGPLAYNSVNNSIFIVGHSHHQAIAEFKIPSLVNSTVITDLNSVKEPMQVFTQFLNKTPDGNPEGIDRIGGLYPILDNGQQKLIVNAYEYYDAPGDNTVSTLLIDNANNLEDTTVKGYLKFEGGSGHTSGWISPIPENLKSVLGGTHITGQSSGIPIISRTSVGPSAFAFNMDNLLNTENTINTTKLLDFSLTNPLHSDLSNTSLANDIWTHLSRAVYGFIVPGTRSYITIGKSGGHQTGVCYKCTQSNGNLCGGYCTPDSNDNYNYYWLWDLNDLLEVKNGERWPYDIQPYDYGKFNTPFQSSANSINGGSFDPITGNLYLSIENADNEQGRYANPPIIVVYQTGASLDISMNIAQNIEIYPNPTYGNITIDAPESSYTINVINTIGATINSSKKKGKSFDIDLSSFANGMYFLVIENLDTHLVSVEKILKK
- a CDS encoding peptidoglycan DD-metalloendopeptidase family protein gives rise to the protein MSTIYGQDRAIDPMYIHGLEEKINTHLDFLSKEEFNLMVDYSSVNPFINEYWDNDKLKPYPIPIKNVPFEIDFKDSIYASPVLIDKVVTSRYGWRNRRPHNGIDIDLVTGDSLRAILSGKVRYVGYNRGYGKCIIVRHSNGLELLYAHLSNQIVKENDLVLKGQIIGNGGVTGNARGSHLHLETSFKGNFINPEYLFDFGEKNKIRSDKIWVTNKWTSPHLHSSKRKSDIQVATTFKEATNQKVVQVKTHRIRRGDSLSRIANKYGTSISALCKANKIRRTTILKPGKRLIIGF